One part of the Bdellovibrio bacteriovorus genome encodes these proteins:
- a CDS encoding LPXTG cell wall anchor domain-containing protein, with the protein MMKKLVILLACLGLAFQVTSCTSKDSQADAEVASDFDSADLEKLEGDDALEIAGDDSLASDQLPEDALGETTTTTETTTTTAETTLGDDQATTEQTDVATTTETLPADPFAEAPAADVPAPTTSVAETTTTTDTSSNSVFESSTVTESSTTVVDSSSEAPKKASAPLQKVATTPWKAGGTWFNTVYFARPGDTLKGISQMIYGADKRKELKKGNPTFNSRDVRAGDKVYYNSPNRPDDSARMITYYEDNGIAPETYVAKAGDNIRKVSKDLLGYDNAWKEVWSSNSVDSKGNIAEGTELRYWRGGAVAAAPAPAQPAMEQPHQEVAGNMPAAPAEEIPAPPMPEDPMAQQAQMDIPPPPMEQAGDMAPPPPPPDMAQDMAPPPPPPPVEAINPPAPQVAEEAPTGMDNDTTMALAVVGLAAAGLAVLIVMRKKRKQKELEQQAMDNTHVGT; encoded by the coding sequence ATGATGAAAAAACTCGTTATCTTACTAGCGTGCCTAGGTCTGGCATTCCAAGTAACAAGCTGTACGTCTAAAGATAGCCAAGCAGACGCTGAAGTTGCTTCCGACTTCGATTCCGCAGACCTTGAAAAACTAGAAGGTGATGACGCCCTTGAAATTGCTGGTGATGACTCTTTGGCCAGCGACCAACTGCCAGAAGATGCTCTGGGCGAAACCACAACAACCACTGAAACAACAACCACAACTGCTGAAACGACTCTGGGTGATGATCAGGCCACCACAGAACAGACCGATGTCGCGACGACCACTGAAACTTTGCCAGCCGACCCGTTCGCAGAAGCTCCTGCTGCCGATGTTCCAGCTCCAACAACTTCTGTAGCTGAAACAACAACGACGACGGACACTTCCTCCAACTCTGTCTTTGAAAGTTCCACTGTGACTGAGTCTTCCACGACAGTGGTTGATTCCTCTTCGGAAGCTCCGAAGAAAGCCAGCGCTCCATTGCAAAAAGTTGCAACAACTCCTTGGAAGGCCGGCGGCACCTGGTTCAATACAGTTTACTTCGCTCGCCCGGGTGACACTTTGAAAGGTATCAGCCAGATGATCTATGGCGCTGACAAGCGCAAGGAACTGAAAAAAGGCAACCCGACATTCAATTCCCGCGACGTTCGCGCTGGTGACAAGGTTTACTACAATTCTCCAAATCGTCCGGACGACTCTGCCCGCATGATCACTTACTACGAAGACAACGGCATTGCGCCTGAGACTTACGTGGCTAAAGCCGGTGACAACATCAGAAAAGTTTCCAAAGACCTTCTGGGTTATGACAACGCATGGAAAGAGGTTTGGTCCTCTAACTCTGTAGACTCCAAAGGCAATATCGCTGAAGGTACAGAGCTTCGTTACTGGAGAGGCGGCGCGGTTGCTGCGGCTCCGGCTCCGGCGCAACCTGCGATGGAACAACCGCACCAGGAAGTGGCTGGCAATATGCCTGCGGCTCCTGCGGAAGAAATCCCGGCTCCACCAATGCCGGAAGATCCAATGGCTCAGCAGGCTCAGATGGACATCCCACCGCCTCCGATGGAGCAAGCGGGTGATATGGCTCCGCCTCCTCCGCCGCCAGACATGGCTCAGGACATGGCGCCACCACCACCACCACCACCAGTGGAAGCAATCAATCCTCCGGCTCCGCAAGTGGCTGAAGAAGCTCCGACCGGCATGGATAACGACACAACAATGGCTTTGGCAGTTGTTGGTCTGGCAGCCGCAGGTTTGGCAGTGCTGATTGTGATGAGAAAGAAAAGAAAACAGAAAGAGCTTGAACAGCAGGCTATGGACAACACCCACGTAGGAACATAA
- a CDS encoding type B 50S ribosomal protein L31, which translates to MKQNLHPKVNTVVFKDISCDFSFLGTSTLHSSETVKWEDGKEYPLIKVEISSASHPFFTGKQRVMDTEGRIDRFKKRYGKK; encoded by the coding sequence ATGAAACAAAACCTACACCCAAAAGTAAATACTGTTGTATTTAAAGATATCTCTTGCGACTTCAGTTTCTTGGGAACATCTACTCTGCACTCTTCCGAAACTGTTAAATGGGAAGATGGTAAAGAATATCCACTAATCAAAGTTGAGATCTCTTCTGCATCTCACCCGTTCTTCACTGGTAAGCAACGTGTGATGGATACTGAAGGTCGTATCGATCGTTTCAAAAAACGTTACGGCAAGAAGTAA
- a CDS encoding DUF192 domain-containing protein: protein MFAGLFLVLLPQAFAAKEFSKKKVTLGSKTFVVEVAETPDQHERGLMFRSQMGEDEGMLFIFKNEETRFFWMKNTLIDLSIGYFDKSLTLIDVKEMKSGKGVPDSALPSYASAQPAKYALEMNKGWFDKNKIKMGSKLKIH, encoded by the coding sequence ATGTTTGCAGGACTGTTCCTGGTCCTGCTTCCGCAGGCCTTTGCGGCCAAGGAATTTTCAAAGAAGAAAGTCACTCTGGGCTCCAAGACCTTTGTCGTGGAGGTGGCCGAGACACCTGACCAGCATGAGCGCGGCCTGATGTTCCGCTCACAGATGGGTGAAGATGAAGGAATGCTCTTTATATTTAAAAATGAGGAAACCCGATTCTTCTGGATGAAGAACACATTAATAGATCTGTCCATTGGCTACTTCGACAAAAGTCTGACCTTGATCGATGTGAAGGAAATGAAGTCCGGGAAAGGTGTTCCGGACTCGGCCTTGCCGTCTTATGCCAGTGCACAACCTGCGAAGTATGCGCTTGAAATGAACAAAGGTTGGTTCGATAAAAATAAAATAAAGATGGGTTCCAAACTCAAGATCCACTAG
- the rho gene encoding transcription termination factor Rho, producing MSEPKDQQGVEVVKKRTRTAKSTTEETSAPAAAEASPAPAAEAAPVAPQATETAPAAPAGQEPRQDRPQQNQQRREFRPHNRDNRDRGDRNDRGDRNDRGDRGGHRNDRGNNQRRDFRHDRGRDEAQPMGDDAHSAMPAQVQDVDLADISLTDEEKSWLSSKDLKSKNITQLTELANKLKIENAAGLRRQDMIFEILKRAAKLGQDIYGSGVLEILPDGYGFLRSPDYNYLPGPDDIYVSPSQIRRFGLRTGDTVTGTVRPPKDGERYFALLKVDSLNFETTEKGKDKILFDNLTPLYPNERLKLEHSPGEYTTRVVDLMAPLGKGQRALIVAPPRTGKTVLMQQIANAITHNHPEVKLIVLLIDERPEEVTDMQRTVKGEVVSSTFDEPPTRHVQVAEMVIEKAKRLVEHKHDVVILLDSITRLARAYNTVVPPSGKILSGGVDSNALHKPKRFFGAARNIEEGGSLTIIATALIDTGSRMDEVIFEEFKGTGNAEIHLDRKLMEKRIFPCMDINKSGTRKEDLLVDKADLNRLWILRKVLAPMNVIDAMEFLIDKVEGTKTNTDFLKAMSGPG from the coding sequence TTGTCTGAACCTAAAGATCAACAAGGCGTTGAGGTGGTAAAAAAACGTACCCGCACTGCGAAGAGTACTACTGAAGAAACCTCTGCTCCAGCAGCTGCCGAAGCTTCCCCAGCACCTGCAGCCGAAGCCGCACCCGTTGCGCCACAAGCCACTGAAACTGCCCCTGCCGCTCCAGCCGGTCAGGAACCTCGCCAGGACAGACCTCAACAAAATCAGCAACGCCGTGAATTCCGCCCGCACAATCGCGACAATCGTGATCGTGGGGATCGCAATGACCGCGGTGACCGCAACGACCGTGGGGATCGTGGTGGTCACAGAAACGATCGCGGCAACAATCAGCGCCGTGACTTCCGTCATGACCGTGGCCGCGATGAAGCCCAGCCGATGGGTGATGACGCTCACTCAGCGATGCCGGCCCAGGTTCAGGACGTGGATTTGGCGGACATTTCTTTGACCGACGAGGAAAAGAGCTGGTTGTCCTCCAAGGACTTGAAATCAAAAAACATCACGCAGCTAACAGAGCTTGCGAACAAACTGAAAATCGAAAACGCTGCCGGTCTTCGCCGTCAGGACATGATCTTCGAAATTTTGAAGCGTGCCGCGAAACTGGGTCAGGACATTTATGGTTCTGGCGTTCTGGAAATCCTTCCGGACGGTTACGGTTTCCTGCGTTCTCCGGATTACAACTATCTTCCAGGTCCGGATGATATCTATGTTTCTCCATCCCAGATCCGTCGCTTCGGTCTAAGAACCGGTGATACGGTGACGGGAACAGTGCGCCCGCCGAAAGATGGCGAGCGTTACTTTGCATTGTTGAAAGTGGATTCTCTGAACTTCGAGACCACTGAAAAAGGCAAAGACAAGATCTTGTTCGACAACTTGACGCCGCTTTATCCTAACGAGCGTCTGAAGCTGGAACACAGCCCTGGTGAATACACCACGCGTGTTGTGGATTTGATGGCTCCGCTGGGTAAAGGTCAGCGTGCCTTGATCGTGGCGCCACCAAGAACGGGTAAAACCGTTTTGATGCAGCAAATTGCCAATGCGATCACGCACAATCATCCGGAAGTGAAATTGATCGTTCTTCTGATCGATGAACGTCCGGAAGAGGTGACCGACATGCAACGTACCGTAAAAGGTGAAGTTGTATCGTCCACGTTCGATGAGCCACCAACTCGTCACGTTCAGGTTGCCGAGATGGTTATTGAAAAAGCAAAACGTCTGGTTGAACACAAACACGACGTTGTCATCCTGCTGGATTCCATCACTCGTCTGGCGCGCGCTTACAACACGGTTGTTCCGCCTTCTGGAAAAATCCTGTCTGGTGGTGTGGACTCCAACGCCCTTCACAAACCAAAACGTTTCTTCGGTGCGGCTCGTAACATCGAAGAGGGCGGATCTTTGACTATCATCGCGACGGCTTTGATCGATACGGGTTCCCGTATGGATGAGGTTATCTTCGAGGAGTTCAAAGGTACTGGTAACGCCGAGATCCACCTGGATCGCAAGCTGATGGAAAAACGTATCTTCCCTTGCATGGACATCAACAAATCCGGCACTCGTAAAGAGGACCTGTTGGTTGATAAAGCAGACTTGAACCGTCTGTGGATCCTGAGAAAAGTTTTGGCGCCCATGAACGTTATCGACGCGATGGAATTCCTGATCGATAAAGTTGAAGGCACGAAAACAAACACCGACTTCCTGAAGGCGATGTCTGGACCAGGCTAA
- the prmC gene encoding peptide chain release factor N(5)-glutamine methyltransferase: MKLKEILDKTTAFFKDKKIDTPRLDAELLLAHGLKLERIQLYLRFDQPMKDEELAVLRELVRRRASGEPVAYILGYRDFFNHRFEVNNQVLIPRPETEHIVEDVLAWASDKEASLGLIDLGCGSGCIGLSLLKEYPNAKLIAVDLLPGAIEVAKRNAQALEVADRVQFLNLDAGNVEAIMSAYKDFTGQSGIDVLVSNPPYIASDDPQVEENVKKFEPNSALYAEDSGLALLKGWSKAFAPYLKTPGLMLMEMGMSQGPAMKQAYESLKIFNEISVIKDLSGHDRVIRGETHG; the protein is encoded by the coding sequence ATGAAACTAAAAGAAATACTCGATAAAACCACAGCTTTCTTCAAAGACAAAAAAATCGATACTCCACGTTTGGATGCGGAACTGCTTTTGGCTCACGGGCTGAAGCTGGAACGCATTCAGCTTTATTTGCGCTTTGATCAGCCGATGAAGGATGAAGAGCTGGCCGTTCTGCGTGAACTGGTCCGCCGTCGCGCTTCCGGAGAGCCGGTGGCCTACATTCTGGGTTATCGTGATTTCTTCAATCACCGTTTCGAGGTGAACAACCAGGTGCTGATCCCGCGCCCGGAAACTGAACACATTGTGGAAGATGTTCTGGCGTGGGCTTCGGACAAAGAAGCATCCTTGGGTCTTATTGACCTGGGATGTGGTTCGGGGTGCATTGGATTGAGCCTTTTGAAGGAATATCCAAACGCCAAGCTGATCGCCGTGGACCTGCTTCCGGGGGCCATTGAAGTCGCGAAACGAAATGCGCAGGCGCTGGAAGTGGCCGATCGGGTTCAATTCCTGAACCTGGATGCGGGAAATGTGGAAGCCATCATGTCGGCTTACAAGGACTTCACCGGACAAAGCGGGATTGATGTGTTGGTTTCCAATCCTCCGTACATCGCTTCGGATGACCCGCAGGTGGAAGAAAACGTTAAGAAGTTTGAACCCAACTCGGCTTTGTATGCCGAAGACAGCGGCTTGGCCCTACTAAAGGGATGGTCCAAAGCTTTCGCCCCCTACCTGAAGACACCGGGCTTGATGTTGATGGAAATGGGAATGAGTCAGGGACCGGCGATGAAGCAGGCCTATGAAAGCTTAAAAATATTTAACGAAATCAGTGTCATCAAAGATCTTTCTGGGCATGATAGAGTCATCCGCGGAGAAACACATGGATAA
- a CDS encoding Ppx/GppA phosphatase family protein produces MKKVAALDLGTNTFLCLIASGDKDGIKKVHRDLMQVVRLGQGVGQTGEFHPDALARARQCLTEFKKEIDSEHVDQILAMATSAARDARNGQELFRIGEELGIPIEIIPGEDEARITYLGGTAGGTDPNVTSLVVDVGGGSTELIVGKGADILYGHSLDIGGVRLTEKFVTTQPVIEKDRKPLEAYIQEQLATILPEITKHKIDQIVAVAGTPTALVAIEVGGFDEKKVDGFFLKKDRLAHWVEEFARTTVEEKKTKYHLGGRADIIFAGASILLAVVEALNLEGMVVTTKGVRYGVALEMFYAR; encoded by the coding sequence ATGAAGAAAGTTGCAGCACTTGATCTGGGAACGAACACTTTTCTGTGTCTGATTGCTTCAGGCGACAAAGACGGAATCAAAAAGGTGCATCGTGATTTGATGCAGGTTGTGCGTTTGGGTCAGGGGGTTGGTCAGACCGGCGAATTCCATCCCGATGCCTTGGCCCGGGCCCGCCAGTGTCTGACGGAATTTAAAAAAGAAATCGATTCTGAGCATGTCGATCAGATTCTGGCGATGGCGACCTCGGCCGCGCGAGATGCGCGTAATGGTCAGGAGCTTTTTCGTATTGGCGAAGAGCTGGGAATTCCGATTGAAATTATTCCTGGCGAGGATGAAGCAAGAATCACTTATCTGGGCGGGACTGCCGGGGGCACCGATCCGAATGTGACTTCCCTGGTGGTGGACGTTGGCGGTGGCTCCACCGAACTGATCGTTGGCAAGGGCGCTGACATCCTGTACGGCCACAGTCTTGATATTGGGGGTGTTCGCCTGACGGAAAAGTTTGTCACAACCCAGCCGGTGATCGAAAAGGATCGCAAGCCCTTGGAAGCCTATATTCAGGAGCAACTGGCGACAATTTTGCCAGAAATTACAAAGCACAAGATTGATCAGATCGTGGCTGTTGCGGGAACACCCACAGCGCTGGTGGCGATCGAGGTCGGTGGCTTTGATGAAAAGAAAGTGGATGGTTTCTTTTTGAAGAAAGACCGTCTGGCCCATTGGGTGGAGGAATTTGCCCGTACCACCGTCGAAGAAAAAAAGACCAAGTACCATCTGGGCGGCCGAGCGGATATTATCTTTGCGGGGGCCTCGATCCTGCTGGCAGTGGTGGAAGCTTTAAATTTGGAAGGTATGGTTGTTACGACCAAAGGGGTTCGGTATGGTGTTGCGCTGGAAATGTTCTACGCTCGCTAA
- a CDS encoding trypsin-like serine peptidase codes for MKFIFSLLLASTFSSLAHAEICGGTDDRALSFDSKVGRLVKDGATQGCTVTLVSDNCVVTVGACALDRDYVEFNVPVSVAGVAQKSSLEDRYYVEKGTERHKADGIGHQWAVLRLKPNEVTGKNAGAVQGFYHIATKKSQNNDPIRVVSYGYALNDLYDIKHGEMPANSNPEQMHFAQQVSHGKLVKAGIFLIPEIIEHDADTSYGSWGAPVINEKTNELVGINTHGGCRAQYVVKAGARYTNSGTSITGSSAFSKAIKACVGK; via the coding sequence ATGAAGTTCATTTTTTCTCTTTTACTTGCTTCCACCTTCTCGTCTTTGGCTCACGCTGAAATCTGCGGCGGCACTGATGATCGCGCTCTTTCTTTCGACAGCAAGGTCGGCCGCCTGGTTAAAGACGGCGCCACTCAAGGCTGCACAGTGACTTTGGTCAGTGACAACTGTGTTGTGACGGTGGGGGCGTGTGCTTTGGACCGTGACTATGTCGAATTCAACGTTCCGGTATCCGTTGCCGGTGTCGCGCAGAAGTCTTCCCTGGAAGACCGTTACTATGTAGAAAAAGGCACGGAACGCCACAAAGCGGACGGCATTGGACATCAGTGGGCTGTGCTAAGACTGAAACCCAACGAAGTGACAGGCAAAAATGCAGGGGCTGTTCAGGGCTTCTATCATATAGCGACGAAGAAATCCCAGAATAATGATCCTATTCGGGTGGTCAGCTATGGCTACGCTTTGAATGATCTTTATGACATCAAACACGGTGAAATGCCGGCCAATTCCAATCCGGAACAGATGCATTTTGCGCAGCAAGTGTCCCATGGAAAACTTGTGAAAGCGGGCATCTTCCTGATTCCTGAAATCATCGAACACGATGCCGACACTTCATATGGCAGTTGGGGCGCACCAGTGATCAACGAAAAGACCAATGAACTTGTCGGGATCAACACTCACGGCGGTTGCCGCGCACAATACGTGGTGAAGGCGGGGGCTCGTTATACAAACTCTGGAACCTCCATCACCGGATCTTCCGCATTCAGTAAAGCCATCAAAGCCTGTGTGGGGAAATAG
- the gatB gene encoding Asp-tRNA(Asn)/Glu-tRNA(Gln) amidotransferase subunit GatB: MSSRGYEAVIGIEIHVQLSTRTKIFSSEATTFDAGDNENTSPVSVGMPGTLPVLNSKVVEYSIKTGLALGCDIRRKSVFARKNYFYPDLPKGYQISQYDQPICENGSITFKVEGKEKTVSITRAHMEEDAGKSNHHGEYTLINYNRAGIPLLEVVSGPDMRTPQEAAEYARTIRQIVRYLDVCDGNLEEGSLRCDCNVSVRKEGATQFGTKVEIKNINSFRFVEKAIEYEIERQIDCVERGEKIIQETRLWDPDKNRTFSMRAKEDAQDYRYFPDPDLLPVIVTDDIIEKYKKELPELPIARAKRFQEQHALPELDAAVLTTEKDLADFYEDTAKESRNFKASSNWIMTELLRELNSANKNIKESPIKPAQLGKMIAMIDKGTISGKIAKTIFQEMWDSGKDPEVIMKEKGLVQISDPAAIEKLVDEVLAANAQTVEDHKSGKKKNLFGFFVGAVMKASKGQANPELVNKILQEKLK, encoded by the coding sequence ATGTCATCTAGAGGCTATGAAGCTGTCATAGGCATTGAGATCCACGTGCAGCTAAGCACCAGGACAAAAATCTTCAGCTCGGAAGCAACCACCTTTGATGCCGGTGACAATGAAAACACGTCACCCGTCAGCGTGGGCATGCCCGGCACCCTGCCGGTTCTAAATAGCAAAGTGGTTGAGTACTCGATCAAAACGGGCCTTGCTCTGGGTTGTGACATCCGTCGTAAATCTGTTTTTGCCAGAAAGAACTATTTTTATCCGGATCTTCCAAAAGGCTATCAGATTTCCCAGTACGATCAGCCGATCTGTGAAAACGGCTCCATCACCTTTAAGGTGGAAGGGAAAGAAAAAACTGTTTCCATCACCCGCGCACACATGGAAGAAGACGCTGGAAAATCCAATCACCACGGCGAATACACTTTGATCAATTACAACCGGGCCGGCATTCCACTGCTGGAGGTGGTCTCGGGTCCTGACATGCGGACTCCTCAGGAAGCCGCCGAATACGCACGCACGATCCGTCAGATTGTGCGGTACTTGGATGTGTGTGACGGAAACCTGGAAGAAGGCTCTTTGCGCTGTGACTGCAACGTTTCGGTCCGCAAAGAGGGCGCCACTCAGTTCGGAACCAAAGTCGAAATCAAAAACATCAACTCGTTCCGCTTTGTGGAAAAAGCGATTGAATATGAAATTGAACGTCAGATTGACTGTGTGGAGCGAGGTGAAAAGATTATTCAGGAAACCCGTTTGTGGGATCCGGACAAGAACCGCACCTTCTCAATGCGCGCCAAAGAAGATGCGCAAGACTATCGTTATTTCCCGGATCCGGATCTGCTGCCGGTGATAGTTACTGACGACATCATTGAAAAGTACAAAAAAGAACTTCCGGAGCTTCCGATTGCCCGCGCGAAGCGCTTTCAGGAGCAGCACGCATTGCCAGAGCTCGATGCCGCCGTGCTGACCACGGAAAAAGATCTGGCGGATTTCTATGAGGACACAGCGAAAGAATCCAGAAATTTCAAGGCGTCCTCGAACTGGATTATGACAGAGCTTTTGCGTGAATTGAATTCCGCCAACAAGAACATCAAAGAATCCCCCATCAAACCGGCGCAGTTGGGCAAAATGATCGCGATGATCGACAAGGGCACAATTTCCGGTAAGATTGCCAAAACCATCTTCCAGGAAATGTGGGACTCCGGAAAAGATCCGGAAGTCATCATGAAGGAAAAAGGACTGGTGCAGATCTCGGACCCCGCCGCCATTGAAAAACTGGTGGATGAAGTGCTGGCGGCTAACGCGCAGACCGTCGAAGATCACAAGTCCGGCAAAAAGAAAAACCTTTTTGGCTTCTTTGTCGGCGCGGTGATGAAGGCCTCCAAGGGGCAGGCCAATCCGGAACTGGTAAATAAGATCCTTCAGGAAAAGTTGAAATAG
- the prfA gene encoding peptide chain release factor 1 produces MFSKLDAVESRYEEVNMALQRPDIASNQTQYRALMKELGNLEKIVLVYRDYRKKTENLKASKELLTAEQDAEMRELIREEVKELEAELPELEQQLKIALIPKDPNDDKNTILEIRAGAGGDEAALFADELFRGYVHYASTQGWKVEMISFSEGNAGGAKEIIASVTGDSVFSKLKYESGVHRVQRVPKTEAAGRIHTSTVTVAVIPEVEVSEIKIPMSDVRIETMRSQGSGGQSVNRTESAVRVVHLPTGIDVKCQEGKSQSTNRERAFQILYAKLQQIEDEKARKEASDVRLEQIGTGDRSERIRTYNFPQTRITDHRIGLTIHQLDQVMSGSFELLIDPLIANFQAEALKKQVSA; encoded by the coding sequence ATGTTCTCGAAGTTAGATGCAGTCGAATCTCGTTACGAAGAAGTCAATATGGCTCTTCAAAGACCGGACATTGCCTCTAATCAGACGCAATACCGTGCTTTGATGAAAGAACTGGGCAATCTGGAAAAGATCGTTCTGGTTTATCGCGACTATCGAAAGAAAACTGAAAACCTGAAAGCCAGCAAAGAGCTTCTGACTGCGGAACAGGATGCAGAAATGCGTGAACTGATCCGTGAAGAGGTGAAAGAGCTTGAAGCTGAGCTGCCTGAACTTGAACAACAGCTTAAAATCGCCCTGATTCCCAAAGATCCGAACGACGACAAGAATACCATTCTTGAGATTCGTGCCGGTGCCGGTGGGGATGAAGCGGCTTTGTTCGCTGATGAATTGTTCCGTGGTTATGTTCACTATGCCTCCACTCAAGGGTGGAAGGTGGAGATGATTTCTTTCTCTGAAGGCAATGCCGGCGGTGCCAAAGAGATCATCGCCAGTGTCACGGGCGATTCCGTCTTTAGTAAACTGAAATACGAATCCGGCGTTCACCGCGTTCAGCGTGTTCCTAAAACGGAAGCCGCGGGTCGTATCCACACGTCCACTGTGACGGTGGCGGTGATCCCAGAGGTTGAAGTTTCGGAAATCAAGATCCCGATGTCTGACGTGCGTATTGAGACCATGCGTTCTCAAGGCTCCGGCGGTCAGTCGGTGAACAGAACTGAATCCGCAGTTCGTGTCGTGCATTTGCCGACCGGTATCGACGTTAAATGTCAGGAAGGTAAATCACAGTCCACAAACCGTGAGCGTGCTTTCCAGATCCTTTACGCAAAACTGCAGCAGATTGAGGACGAAAAGGCCCGTAAAGAGGCGTCCGATGTCCGCCTGGAGCAGATCGGTACAGGCGATCGTTCTGAGCGCATCCGCACCTACAACTTCCCTCAGACCCGTATCACCGATCACCGCATCGGTTTGACGATCCACCAGCTGGATCAGGTTATGAGCGGTTCATTTGAGTTGCTGATTGACCCACTCATTGCTAACTTCCAAGCAGAGGCACTTAAAAAACAAGTCTCTGCTTAA
- a CDS encoding PilZ domain-containing protein, producing the protein MEDTYTVPAPRTPLNLEVSFKRNYAREETKGTLKNISITGAFLEFEGGEVRANEKLNLVIIVAGRERKIAAHVIWTNSVGVGVKFMPVNNRDVQIVDDLIYFVENSRNDRRSVMDTIFKKVG; encoded by the coding sequence GTGGAGGACACATATACAGTTCCGGCACCAAGAACCCCTCTTAACCTCGAGGTGTCTTTTAAGCGCAATTACGCGCGCGAAGAGACCAAAGGCACGCTTAAGAATATCAGCATCACGGGAGCCTTTTTAGAGTTTGAGGGCGGAGAAGTTCGCGCCAACGAAAAACTAAACCTGGTCATTATCGTGGCCGGTCGTGAGCGCAAGATCGCCGCTCATGTGATCTGGACCAACTCTGTTGGGGTCGGCGTGAAGTTCATGCCGGTGAACAACCGTGACGTTCAGATTGTCGATGACCTGATCTATTTCGTGGAAAACTCCCGAAACGATCGCCGGTCCGTAATGGATACGATCTTTAAAAAAGTCGGATAA
- the murA gene encoding UDP-N-acetylglucosamine 1-carboxyvinyltransferase codes for MDKMVVMGNGPLKGTVATSGAKNAALPILFSTLLAEGNHVFTNMPKLKDIESTSELLNSLGCETKWVGDEFHVTVNKPSSFEASYDLVRKMRASFLCMGPMLAKYGEAVVSQPGGCAIGSRPIDLHLDGFRALGATITQKEGYVHAGSPKLKGGTFLFETVTVGGTENVMMAATLADGVTVLENAAKEPEIVDLAEYLNKMGAKITGHGTSVIRIEGVAKLTPAKHSIMPDRIEAGTLLIAGAITKGQVTVTKCVPAHLEALILKMREAGFKIETTKDTMTVFPCDKWEAVDITTAPHPLFPTDLQAQFMALMTVAHGTSVITETVFENRFMHVTELCRLGADITPKTRVAVVRGSPGQLTGAPVMATDLRASASLVLAGLVASGETVVSRIYHLDRGYEKLEDKLSSLGAKIRRIE; via the coding sequence ATGGATAAAATGGTCGTCATGGGCAATGGCCCACTAAAAGGTACTGTCGCTACGAGTGGTGCAAAGAACGCTGCTCTGCCAATTTTGTTTTCGACTCTTCTTGCTGAAGGCAACCACGTCTTCACCAATATGCCGAAACTGAAGGATATCGAATCCACTTCTGAACTTTTAAACAGCCTGGGCTGTGAAACAAAGTGGGTGGGTGATGAATTTCACGTTACTGTGAACAAGCCTTCTTCTTTTGAAGCGTCTTACGATCTGGTTCGCAAGATGCGCGCAAGCTTCCTGTGCATGGGCCCGATGCTGGCAAAATACGGTGAAGCCGTTGTTTCCCAGCCGGGTGGTTGTGCCATCGGAAGTCGTCCTATTGATTTGCATTTGGACGGCTTCAGAGCCCTGGGCGCAACAATCACGCAAAAAGAAGGTTATGTTCACGCAGGTTCCCCGAAACTAAAAGGTGGAACTTTCCTGTTTGAAACAGTGACCGTGGGTGGAACTGAGAACGTGATGATGGCAGCGACTCTTGCTGACGGTGTGACGGTTCTTGAAAACGCGGCGAAAGAGCCTGAGATCGTTGATCTGGCTGAATACCTGAACAAGATGGGTGCCAAGATCACGGGTCATGGGACCAGCGTGATTCGTATTGAAGGCGTGGCAAAACTGACGCCTGCAAAACACTCTATCATGCCTGATCGTATTGAAGCGGGAACTTTGCTGATTGCCGGCGCGATCACCAAAGGTCAAGTGACGGTGACGAAGTGTGTGCCGGCTCATCTGGAAGCACTGATTCTGAAAATGCGCGAAGCGGGCTTTAAGATCGAAACAACGAAAGACACCATGACGGTCTTCCCTTGTGACAAGTGGGAGGCGGTGGATATCACCACGGCTCCTCACCCATTGTTCCCGACAGATCTTCAGGCGCAGTTCATGGCACTGATGACGGTTGCTCACGGGACCAGTGTTATCACTGAAACTGTTTTTGAAAACCGTTTCATGCACGTGACCGAGCTTTGCCGTCTGGGTGCGGATATCACGCCGAAAACCCGTGTGGCCGTTGTTCGTGGCAGCCCTGGTCAGTTGACCGGTGCGCCGGTGATGGCAACGGACTTGCGCGCCAGTGCTTCATTGGTGCTTGCGGGTCTGGTGGCTTCCGGTGAAACCGTTGTCAGCCGTATTTATCATCTGGATCGTGGATATGAAAAGCTTGAAGACAAGCTTTCCTCCCTGGGTGCTAAGATCAGAAGAATTGAATAA